One genomic window of Quercus lobata isolate SW786 chromosome 9, ValleyOak3.0 Primary Assembly, whole genome shotgun sequence includes the following:
- the LOC115960435 gene encoding probable pectin methylesterase CGR3 — MSRRPGNHARRLGDNGGLFSSSKSRSPPILALGLIVVGALLFIAYSYRNSGGYGNNIDTTSRVEGDYSCTAEVHRALPILKKAYGDSMHKVLHVGPDTCPVVSKLLKEEETVAWGVEPYDIEDADSSCRALVHKGIVRVADIKFPLPYRPKSFSLVIISDALDYLSPRYLNRTLPDLARVSADGLVVFTGYPGHQRAKVSDVSKFGRAAKLRSATWWVRYFVQTNLEENETAIKKFEQAASKRSFVPNCQIFHLKSFQ, encoded by the exons ATGTCGAGGAGACCAGGAAATCACGCTCGACGATTAGGGGATAATGGAGGTTTATTTTCCAGTTCGAAATCGCGGTCTCCGCCGATTTTGGCTTTGGGGCTTATCGTCGTG GGAGCGCTGCTTTTTATTGCCTATTCATACAGAAATTCAG GTGGATATGGCAATAATATAGACACTACAAGCAGGGTTGAAG GTGATTACTCATGCACTGCAGAGGTCCATCGAGCACTTCCTATTTTGAAAAAAGCATACGGTGACAGCATGCATAAAGTTTTGCATGTTGGCCCAGACACCTGTCCAGTGGTTTCTAAATTGCTTAAAGAGGAGGAAACTGTGGCCTGGGGCGTGGAACCATATGATATAGAGGATGCAGATAGCAGCTGCAGGGCTCTTGTCCACAAAGGCATTGTGCGTGTAGCTGATATCAAGTTTCCTCTTCCATATAGGCCAAAATCGTTTTCTCTTGTAATTATTTCTGATGCTTTAGATTACTTATCTCCAAGATACCTCAACAGGACCCTTCCTGATTTGGCAAGAGTATCAGCTGATGGTCTTGTGGTATTTACAG GCTATCCTGGTCATCAGAGGGCTAAAGTTTCCGACGTGTCCAAATTTGGAAGAGCG GCTAAATTGAGGAGTGCGACCTGGTGGGTACGATATTTTGTTCAGACTAACTTAGAAGAGAATGAAACTGCCATTAAGAAGTTCGAGCAAGCTGCATCAAAGAGGTCATTCGTTCCAAATTGCCAAATATTCCACCTCAAGTCATTCCAGTGA